Below is a window of Sceloporus undulatus isolate JIND9_A2432 ecotype Alabama chromosome 9, SceUnd_v1.1, whole genome shotgun sequence DNA.
cagggcctccggggctgccgctgtggcagctcaggtcccgatccgtcagggaaaggggcgagtACAggtcgccccaaaggggcggtctgtgtCCCGCCAATGTTATGAATGAAGAAATGGACATCAAGTAGAAAGAAGTGAATCAAGTGAATTTGAAGGGTTTAGTATGTCGAGGAAGGTGAGAGAATGCAGTAAGGATAAGATTAGAAGGGAGATGAAGAGGCAGAGAGTGAGAATAATTGAAAGATTTGGATGGAGAACTTGGGTTCGAAGGAAAAGAGATGAATAGGAAAGAAATGCAAATAGAAGGATAAGAGAAGAAGGAAGTGTGTTAAGCTCAGACATACTGTAGTGACTCATTCACACCTCGATTTGTTTTGTCTAATGACGATATTGTGAAACATTGAGAGGACGTTTTAAGAATGTCCAAATGTTGATGGAATGTATGAATgatttgacattttaattaatatttttttggaataataataaaaaagaagctgccatttTGGTCAACGAAACACTCAGATTTGGTTTCCTGATTCAATTCTTCCctatctctctcctctttctgcaGCACACTCGAGACTCAAAGGCTGTGAAGAAATTGTTTTCTGATCTGGATAGGGACAAAAACAAGATGATCACTTTCATTGAATGCATGGGCCTGGTGGGGAAAATCCTCATTTTTACCCATGAAGATTTCTTCCAGCATGAAGGGGGGCCCCATGCCCATGCCCACCATGCCCCTCCACACTGAAAAGGCAGGCTGCCAAGCAGCCCAGGGAATGGTGCCcatgaaatagaaaagaaaagatacgAATATCCAACCTACAAAATATTCCCGCGCCTTCCCAAACACTCCAGACTGGGATGTAAAAATTTCGGCgacaaataaaaaatgaaagaaaataaaagatttatcTGCAAATTCTCTGAAGCGtgatttcctccttcttttcgcTTGATGGCTTGTTGAAAATAATTCAATATTGCTTCCTAAAACAAACAACTTTTCATAGGGTTAAAATCTGGTACTCCCATCCAGAAGATGTATGGCCATCTTGGATTGTTGGTCATCCGTCTCTATTTTTGGGAGTCATTGTCATTTAATTTATTGAATTAGatgagagtgtccagaggagggcaaccaaaatggtgaaggatctggaaaccatgaagtcctatgaggagagacttagggagatggatGTGTTTagtctgcagaagagaaggttaagagatgatatgatagccctgtttaaatatttgaagggtatcatattgaggatggaggaagcttgttttctgctgctccagagaacgggacctggaacaatatatatatgttcaaattttaatttttaaaatgttttaatttttatttttttaaaacaaattcttaaaaaacatcacatttaacccaatattcactttaaccacatgaaaccatgtaCTCTCATCCCTCCATACTTgtagctttgatatttgtggctatttattcacggatttgattaatatgttctctctaggaatctctaggtcctccagtgcaaccctatggtcaactttaactgaaCATTGCACtgaaagagattcctagagagaatactccactaggcatttgtggtTCCTCTGGCGCCGTTCTATGGTTCGTGTCTGTAGGATGTTGACCACGGAGttaccctggaggacctagagattgctagagaggtgtcctctctggcaaaaacattttttagcTGAATGTAATAATTTGCTAACCATTCTGGTGGGTCTGCATTTGCAAACTTTGTCCTCTATGAcaaaggaacaggaaaagaatCTGGAGTGTGATAAAGGGAATACATCGCAGTTAACATCTCCCACACAAATGTAGAAAggtgttttggttatttgcgttttttccttatccatgggggtcttgtgcccctaaccctagcgaatatggagggacggGTGCATAtgcaaacacatttattctgtggtTACGATATCGCAATTTAAAAGTAAgcattaattttgctagttgtttctttcacagctattaccattacattcagtgatatatgggaattacgttTTAGAAGTAAAATGGTACAAAACACAACTAAGGAATCTGTGTGGTCAGTATGGGAGGAGCAGGTCAATGTGGGATgtatgtgacaccatgagtgaccacaccgggtgacaccaaccctagggatgccattgATCCTCAGggattgttttgccagttccatcctctgaaatatagcctgtcgcgcctggtattcattgtcGGTCTCACAtggaagtactaaccagggttgatcctgcttaacctcaaagatcagacaggttacctggtgcctttaggtcagtgatggtgagccTTTTAGAGGCCtagtgtccaaactgcaacccaaaacccacttatttattgcaaagtgccatgtccctctggctttctagtaacaaactctggcaaactctgtgttggggtgacggcacatgtgcccacagagagggctctgagtgccacctctggcacgcgtgctataggttcgccatcactgctttaggtgATTCAGGCCCTAGCAATCCATTGCAAAGAAACTTAAAATTGCTGGCATGATTTAACTGATAGTCCCAATGAGGGTAAAACCATTAAAGCATTGCCATTTACATAAGTATTGGCCTGCCAAATTGGTAGCGCTCACCTACAAAGTCTCCATTTACTGAATTAACTGTAGCTGGGATTaataattgtgtatgtgtgtcttcctCCTTTTGCAGCCTTCTCTCCCAtctcctccccctttctctctttctcactcactTTCCTGCttgtctctctcttcttccctttcttcttcctcttctccttcctcttctctcttacgtccttctccttttttgtctaAAGGTTGCAAAAGAGGAAGGGATGCATGCCAAAAAATATATGACCCATCTGCGAGTTTATACTGGCCCACCTCTCACATACTGGCTTTCTGGCATTGCAAAATGGTGACTACAGACTGCAAGGATCTTATCAGATCCTATTAAGAAATTCGCTTCCCCCCTTATTATTTGATCATTTATTTAGAGCAGGTTTACTCATGTCTTCTATCAGAAAGGCTCCCAGAATTATTTTCAGATAAACTGGAGAGGAGGTTTggagatggaaaaggaaaaatggaggCTTTTTCTCCTAATGTTAACAAAGTTCTtcagccccattcccacttacagatacaTCActgtgtgatccgaatcgatggattgatttgacatcggagcatggttcccactacatttgccccgttagcattttctgtcatctggcatcaaaataatccacttgtggttcgcattcacaatgaatcgattcaaaatgattcagttccagccggccaaaggcAAATTTGAGTCGAAACcgatctgcttgtggttcacacttgcatggaattgatttatcgaaaaagacgtggaaaaaaatcagtgtcagaAAGATGCGGGTTAAACAGGTCTGGTGCATGGCTCCcctctccgaattgcttcagtgattcaatttaaatgggaaccagggttgtttgaactggtTTGAAGCGAactgtgatctggtttaaaaggtagtgggaaggaGGCCTTAGGAAGACCACCTAGGCTTGAAACCATCTCCTTGCTTCAGAAGAGCACTGGGTTTGGCTTTGTTGGCCCAACGTGGCTGGATGAAGATTTCCTTGCTTGAGCCAAAAACCAAATGGCacccatgcacacatacatagaatcatagaatcatagaatcacagaatcctagaatcctagaatcctagaatcaaagaatcatagaattggaagagaccgcaagggccatccagtccaaccccattttgctatgcaggaactctctatcaaagcatccctgacagatggccatccagcctctgcttaaagacctctaaggaaggagactccaccactctcggcggaaagagtgtgttccactgtcgaacagcccttactttcaggacgttcctcttaatgttgaggtggaatctctttttctgcagcttgcatccattgctctggatccttgtctctggagcaacagaaaacaagcttgctctatcctcaatgtgacatcctttcaagtatttaaacagggctatcatatcaccccttaaccttctcttctccaggctaaacatccccagctccctaagttgttcctcatagggtttcatggcttccagacccttcaccatttttgtcgccctcctttgacatgctccagtttcccaacaacctttttaaattgtggtgcccagaactgggcacaatattccaggtgaggcctgaccagagttTTCTATATAAAAAACCCTACTGCACTAGCATTTGGACCTTTCGTCAGCTTTGGTGGGATACCATCCTTCGTTGCATCTGAAGGTGGCAGGTTACCTTCTGGCTGGAGTGCATGTAACACAGTTTTGTTCCGTTTTCCGTGTCCATATGGTTGCAGAACGATGGAAGATTTGTATCATTGTTTTCTGGAATGTTCTTTGTATTTGGACTTGAGAACTGTGACTCTCTTACTGTACATATCAGAGATGCTCTTCCCTCAAAAATATATGATACAGTAGAACCTCACCTTACACGGAGGATCCGCCTATGCTCAGGcaccattcaagtgaatggggctcatgcgtgcGGTGGGATGGCGTGTGGTGGTGCGCacgtgccgccccttgcaccccacatgCTCCCGTGCGGCTTGAGCATtacgctcaaagccgcgtatagcacACCCGCATATAACACAGGCGCATTGCATTTTTATGGACAGGGATCGATTACTATGTGTCCTATTGAACGGCCAAATGTATCAAGTCAGCTCTGATAATAAGAGAAAAGTTTGCATTGTCTATTGTCAAGACATAATTTTAGTCTCAAATTTGTTACCAATTGAATTGTCCTATTTTATCCATGTTTTAATATGGCATTGGATTGTTTTATGGTTGAATGCAAAAGCCTGGTTGGCTAATGTACATTTTTTGTAAAGATACATTTTTAATGATTTGtaagacattaaaaaacaaccTTTCAAATCGAAACAGGTAAATCGCAGAGTATACAAATCATATCAGATATAAAATAGAACATTAATGTAgcatattattactattgttactGTGTCTTCATATCAATTTCTAAAGAGAGTTTAATAGAATATATTATTCAGACTCAGTAGTCTTCTTTGACTTCACTGTTTCTCTTGAGTGCATTTCTatcttggggttggactggatggcccttgcggtctcttccaactctatgattcttgcaAATCTATAAGCTCTCGCGTGCTTCATTATATTATCTACCATGAATGGAATAAATTATTTAGCTAATGTAAATAAACGTGACTATTTGTTCCATATTTTTGCATGGCCATcgcagctacccctgaatatgtttcatgGATCTAGCGATGATGGTCCTTGTTGTTTTGAACCATGCTAAGGCCTTGGATGTTTGTCGAAGGCAAAACGCCACTGGCTTGCAGGGATTTGTGGGGAGAGGGGACAGAAGATGAAGCAAGGCTGATCTCATCCCATCCTTTGCGGTAAAAGAACTTAACACAGTATGAATATTGCACAAGAATCCCCCCGTCGCTTGCAGGAAATGTTGTGTCCTACCTTTGCTGCAGCCGGCCGGTTCCATGCAAACCTTTTTACGAGTTTGAAAGGCGATTGCTCAAGAGAGGGGTATGCATATGTATGTGAAACTTCAGTGTTGGTACATGATGGACCATCGTACACCACAAGTTTCATCAAACTCTTTCCTCGCTGTCCCCAACAACTGGTATTTCGAGAAGGATCCAGTCATACGCCTTGAGCAAGAGGCTGATAGTGTAATGGATATGTGGATATTTGGTAAAGGAGAGTGATTTCTCAATGATGGGGGTGTgtccagagggagagaggaatatAAGAGGACATCGCATCCTAGAGGTCTTCACAGCATCTTGAATCTTGCCtgttcttcatcttcatcttcttcactTGTTGAGGTAAGCTCAAGAACATCCATTAAGTTTGTTTGCAATTATCTTTGGGTTGCcgttcaagtcattttccaacttatggcgaccctaaggcaagcctatcatagggctttcatgGCAAGcgtcttcagatggggtttgccactgccatcctctgaggctgagagagtgtgatttgcccaaaccGACCCagtggtttctatggctgagctgggatttgaaccctggagtcctagtccaatgttcaaaccactacgctggGGGTATATCTTTGGGTATAGGATGCTAAGTCTTTGGAAATGGGGGAACTATTAGCTGGTGAGTATTGTTACTTGAGCGAATGATTTCAGAAACTTTTGCATAGTTCTTCTAGAGGGGAAAAATAACTAGTGTAGCGTTAGGGGAACCCAACATTTCAATGGTTACACTACACTGAGATGGGACTTGATTCGGACACCTTCTGCAGGCAATGCAGGCACATGGCTACTGACTTTAAAAAGTGCAGGTGTAGCAatgtcaaatatatatatttatatatattcattcatccttccatatttgtggatttgatattgtggatttgattattcacggatttgattaagatgttctctctaggaatatttaggtcctccagtgcaactctatggtcaactttaattaaagctgcactgaaagacctagaggttcctataAAGAATACTTTACTagcagctcctccagtgcagttctatggtcagtatctgtcggacattgactacagaattgccttggaggacccagagattcctagagaggtgtcttctcaggtaaaaacagggtggttttgttatttgtggtttttctatattcatgggggtcttgtgcccctaaccctagcaaacatggagggacaagtgtatctCCAAAATCCATATTGTCGTGATATCTTTATTGTGTGCATGGGTATAGGTATGCACCTGCATGTCTCTCAGCTTCTTTGGAAGCCCTTAAATAGAGGTGGGATGGCAGTGGTTGAATTGGGCATTCCTCAATAgcaagaggttggactgcatggcccttgccaCCCATTCCAACCCCAAGGCTCTATGTGTCGAAGTCATCTGTTGCCTTATCGAGACTCCATGAACCTCCTGGAGTTTTCTTAGGATAGGAATACTCAAGATAGAAACATAGACATGGAAGAGGTCCCAAGGGTCATCCCTTATCATCTGAGAAAGCGTATGAATTTCAAGATGGCCTCAAGGACTCGTTTTGCACCACCTCCAGTTTCAAAAGAGACTGTCGGCCTTCAGTGAACATGTTTAGGGCTATATCTATAACTACAGATAGATGTATGTAGTTCAGATCTGATCTCAGAATCTGCCCTTGCAGAAGAGATGTTTTCTGGAAGTCTCCTCCCACGGAAATGGAGCTTGTTTTTGTAGGTCAACCACCAACTCAAGATGCCTCAGACCCAAATGGAAAGAGCTTTGGAGGACATCATCAACCAATTCCATGCATTTTCTGCACGCGTTGGGCATTTTGACACCCTCACCAAGAAGGAACTGTCTCAGCTGATTCACAAGGAGTTTCCCAACTGGTTGAAGGTAAGACTTCAAGACGACGATGAGGCAGGCTCATTCTCCAGAAGGAATTCCTTCCTTGAATGAGGTTCATTGACATATACACAGTGCCAATACTGGAGGAACCGTATGATGGGTGGAAAGTGGTGGACGGGTGGTACCAAAGGTAGCTTCCAGATGAGACtatggactataaatcccatacTATCTAAATATTGATTGTGTTGCTTGGGGATTATGGAAGCTATAGCCCAAAACCTTTGGAAAGTATCAAGTTCTTTACCTCATGCTGTGATCTGGAGCATATCTACAGTACAGTATAGTTTGAATCAACATGAATTCTTGGGGTACTATTAGaatgaatcctgagatttgtagtttcatcagATAACTGGAATCTCCACTAGAAGGCTATTGCCCATTCCTTATAGATTCCAAGGAATCCAGGTTTaatcctctttccctctctgttcAAAgtaccttgggatttgtagttcaagggAGAGCACTAGTGCTCTCTAGCAGAGGTTCTGAAGTACCTTACCAATGAAGTTTGGTGgtgctttttggggggaggcagGAGGTATTCTTTTGGTTTTCATGCTTTGCTAATCTTTCTGTGTGGTGCGTTGCTATGCTCACATTTCCACCtgtaattctggaatttgtagtttggtaaggcacttgAAATTTTCTACTCAATAGCTCTAGTCCACTTCCTTACATTAGAACAGTAGAAGCATTTAGCAGAGAATTTAATgtctctcaccaaactgcaaatgccatgcttccatgggatggagccatcgATGTTAAAGTGAGATCAAACTATTCTAACTGTATACAGTAGATATTTTCTTATACCGGAGTGCCTATAATTCCATCCTTGAAGCATTAAGGAGGTTCCATTTGGGTCCGGATGCAATCCTAAAACCCATAACATTTgacttttgttgtttttaatttcaaacaAGAGATAAATAagagtttttaatatataatattattttcattatttccaCAGGATCAAAAGAACCCCAAGGCAATTGAAGAATTGTTCAAGAAGCTGGACCAAAACAAGGATCAACAACTCTCCTTTGGAGAATTCATGGTCTACGTCTGCCAAGTGGCCATTGCTACTCATGAGCACATCCACCACGAACACCCCCACGACCACGACCACGACCACACACACGGCCACTAAGTGCCTTAAAGATGGCCAAGAAGTCTGGAGAAGCAACCGATCTTCTCTGATGGTCCCCGAAAAGGGCTGCTGAACAGCTTGTGAAAATAAAGTTAAAGTTCCAAAGATGGCTGTtgtgttttgcctttttaaaaagtccttgcTTTGGGAAGGTTTGGGCCTGGCCTGGAGAACACTGGCTCTGTATAAATGGGTCCTTTGCAGCACGTCCACAACAtgttagggttgcctcggggcggcgtgtgcacacgccccgcaaccctagcacgtcgtcaGTGTGCCGCAGTTCCACAGCACTATTCAAATGGTATGCGCAATGATTATGTCGCAGCTGCACCACCTACAAATggcgctgcacagctgtgacgtaaTGGAACTGTCTCTGGCACTTTGcggcgccacaaaaaggagccgctttttacagctccttctttgctgggcAGCTGCGCAGCACCGTTTGTAGGCAGTGGCgctcctgtgcagcaaagagaggcgccaagGAAGCGCCTCTTTTGGGTGGTTTGCTCCCTGCCACTATCACATGTCTTTTTTTAGGGCAGAGGCAGCACTTTGGGGTCGGCATATAGAGTACAATCTCATCTATCAAGGTGGGAATTGGGAATAGGCAGATACCCCAACAGTTTGTACATGCTGGAGGCCCTGAGACCATGTCCTACCTAGCCCTTTCAATGGTAGCCATTTCCCTGCTTTTGTGGCCCACCCCATTTCATCACATATAAGATACCACATATGTGCAATAAAACTGAAATacacatataggatgggtgacaccttgctTGATGGCAGCAAATAtagaagggatctaggagtcttagtggccACATTCTGAACGCGGGTCAGCCAATGTGATGCCgaagctaagaaagccaatgcgaCTCTAGGCTACATCAAACAAGAGTATGGTGTCTAGATGGAAGGAAGCAATAGtcccctattctgctttggtagaattcaaagacatagccgtgttagtctgtagaatcagtatgttgggaaatcttgtagcacctttgagactcactgaaagaaagaatctggcagcatgagctttcatagatttgagtctacttcctcagatgcatctgatgcaTCTCAAGTGCATCTCAGGgagaagacttaagtctacaaaagctcatgctgccaactgctttctttcagttagtcacgaAGATGCTAGAAGATCGCTCTacatttctattctgttttggtaaGGCTTTACATGGAAAACTGTGTCTAGTTCTAGGCACCATAATTCAGGaatgatgttgagaagctggagcatatccagaggaaggtgaccaaaatggcgaaaggtctggaaaccataaatccCTATGAGGAGTGTccaagtatgtttagcctggagaaaagaagtttacagggtgacatgatagccatgtttcaatacttgaagggatttcatattgaggatggagtcatattgttttctgctgctctaaagactaggacctggagaaatggattcaaactaagggaaaaagagattccacctcaacattaagaagaacttcctgacagtaagggctgtttgacagtggaagacactccctctcAGAGTGGAAggatcttctttggaggtttcaaAACATAacctggatgaccatctgtccaGAGTGCTTTGATagcattttcctgcatggcaggggcttggactggatgattcttgtggtctcttttatCTCTATGATCCCCTGATATATTCATTGTGTCTCACAGCATCAGCACTGAAGGCCACATGAAGGCCACATGGTAGGACAAGGCTAGAGAACTAGTGtatctccagatattgttggactccaattcccattatacccagacagcatagccaacagtgagAAATACACTGAGAATGGAAGTTCCTCCACATGTAGATTCTATGGTCCTCGTTGTAGGGGACTGtaggttctccaccactgttGTCCAGCATGCTAGATCAGGGATGGCCAACAATATCTTTCCAGATGCCATTGGACCACAACTTTCAGCAGTCCAAGCCAGGATAGTCACcggtgagggataatgggagcttCAGTTCAAGAACATCTAGAGGGACACAGCAGGCAAGCTAGATTGCTAGACTCTGATATTGTTCATATAAGCCCTCAAGTCAATAATCCtgccatagagttttcttagaaagatttagtcagaggaggattgccattaccttcatctaaggctgagaggatgAGACTTGGCCAGgtttatccagtgggtttctgtggctcagtgaggatttgaaccctggtttcctggagtctATCCTTGTGCAGCACATAAACCGCTAAATCATGCTGGAGCTCAGGAATCTTGACAGACCCCAGGAAGAACAGAACCGACAGAAAGGGTTCTTGAGTTGCATTTGAAATTGGTATCTCTCTACACATTAATTCTTCTTTCATTCATGTTACACCGTTACCATGAGAAATTTGGTGAGTGAAGATAGCAAGAGGGTACAATACATATCCTGGACCTCTTATCACCTGGGAGAAATAACTGCTGgtgttgtttgctgtcaagtcattcCTGGCTGATGGTGAccttagggcaaacctatcatggggttttcttggtaagatttgttcagaggaggttgctgttgccttcttctgagtctgagagaatgtgacctgccctggtctccagagtcacagtctcatgacgaagccagtggagctttgaaagcttgcagacATGTATTTTGCAcactttggttggcccaataaagctctcattgttttg
It encodes the following:
- the LOC121915079 gene encoding protein S100-A12-like, whose translation is MPQTQMERALEDIINQFHAFSARVGHFDTLTKKELSQLIHKEFPNWLKDQKNPKAIEELFKKLDQNKDQQLSFGEFMVYVCQVAIATHEHIHHEHPHDHDHDHTHGH